Within Bacillus sp. E(2018), the genomic segment CAAGATGAGAAGAACTTCTTGAAAAGTTGGCTGAGAAAAATGCATGTGAGATCTGCTAAGAACGATTTAGAAGGAAACTATCGCTTTCATTGGATGCTTAAAGACAGTTTAGAGATCTATTTTGAATTGAAAGGTGAATGGTTTTTAGGTCCTAAAGTATCTTTTCAATGGTTAAAAGAGAAAGATCCTAAAGCTTTTGATCTTTTTAATCGTGCACTATCAACGAATGCAGATGATAAAAGTTCTAAAGACTTAATAGATTACCTGTGTGAGTTGTAAAAATGGATAGATAACAAGAGTAAGATTTATGTAGCAGAACTTTTAAACAAACGACTTGCAGCTTTCGATAACAAATAAGTTGTCATATATTATAATAATGATGATAACAGAAGTAATCTATCTGTATATGTTAATAGTATCATTATAAAGAGGCAACCTACATGTTGCCTCTTTATTGATAAAGGAAGATTTAACCTTCCAGCAAAACAGTAGATAAAACCGCTTAATAATCCATATAATGAGCACCTAAGGAAACCCATTATATTTGATACTCAAAAATATTTCACTCTTCTACTTTCTCCAAGTAACATCCTAACCTCTATTATCTGCTAAATTAATCTATAATAATTTACTATTTACAATTTTCTAATAATTAGATAATATTCTATATATGTATTTTCACTTTATACAGACCGTTTTTTTTTTTTTGAATGCGCATTCAAAATAATTTCATTTGAAAAAAGAGTGCGCCAACTGAAGATTTTAAATAACTATGGAGGTGCCTGTGACTAGTTACCAAGAAGAAAAATTGCTTGTAAGGAGTTATTTTGAGGCATTAGAGAGGGCTACGCCGAAGCAAGTTAATGATGTTTTAGAGGAGTTTACTGCTGATGGTTATAGTTGGAGAGGGGTGTATCCGTTTCGTGAGCTGAAGGGAGCAGTAGCAGTCGCGGAGACTTTTTGGATACCTTTTTTGACGTCTGTAAAGAAGGTTCAACGCCGTCAGGATATTTTTATGGCAGGGACGAATGAGGTTAGTGGTGAGAAGTGGGTTATGAGTATGGGGCATTTAATGGGCCTGTTTGACGAGGATTGGATGGGGATCCGTAGGACGGGCAAGATGATCAACCTAAGGTATGCGGAGTTTCATTGTGTGGAAGATGGTAAGATTACGCAGACGGGTTTGTTCGTTGATTTAATTGGTTTTATGCTTCAAGCGGGGGTGAATCCTTTGCCACCGTCTACGGGGAGTTACTTTGTGTATCCAGGACCGAGAAATCATGATGGCCTTTTGTTCGAAGATGCTCCAGAAACCGAGGGTGTTAAGACCTTGAATTTAGTGAACCAGATGGTGAATAATTTATCGGAGCTGAATAAGAGCGGGAAGATGGGATGTCCTCCGGAATTATTAGAGCAGACTTGGGAGGAGGATATGATCTGGTATGGACCTGGTGGAATTGGGGCAAGTTATACAATTCCTAGGTATCAGATGCAGCACCAGCTCCCGTTTCGAGAGGGATTGAAGGATAAGAAGTTTAACGGTCATGTTTGTCGTTTTGCTGAAGGGGCATTTGCTTGTTTCTTTGGTTGGCCAAATCTTTCGAATACACCGATTGGTGGATTTCTCGGTTTACCAGGGGGAGAGGTGAAGGGAGATATGCAAGTGGTAGATGTGTATTATCGCCGAGGAGACAAGCTATCTGAAAATTGGGTGCTGATTGATATTCCTTATTGGCTGAAGCAGCAAGGATTGGATATTTTCGAAAGGACACAAGCGGTGATGAATCCGATCCTTTAGAGGGACTTACGCATTGGTTGATTGAGTAAATAAACCTTTACATAAATGAGCGTGCTAACAAAATACGGATCATATTGAATGCG encodes:
- a CDS encoding nuclear transport factor 2 family protein → MTSYQEEKLLVRSYFEALERATPKQVNDVLEEFTADGYSWRGVYPFRELKGAVAVAETFWIPFLTSVKKVQRRQDIFMAGTNEVSGEKWVMSMGHLMGLFDEDWMGIRRTGKMINLRYAEFHCVEDGKITQTGLFVDLIGFMLQAGVNPLPPSTGSYFVYPGPRNHDGLLFEDAPETEGVKTLNLVNQMVNNLSELNKSGKMGCPPELLEQTWEEDMIWYGPGGIGASYTIPRYQMQHQLPFREGLKDKKFNGHVCRFAEGAFACFFGWPNLSNTPIGGFLGLPGGEVKGDMQVVDVYYRRGDKLSENWVLIDIPYWLKQQGLDIFERTQAVMNPIL